The stretch of DNA AGTCAACTGACGACTTGAACAATGCTATGGCTACGGAATATAAACGCGGGAGCAGGGTCAGATCTTGAATCTTGAATTATCCCATTTTCCGAAGAATTTTACTCACCGATGAATAATGCAATCCCGTCGCGGCAGCTACTTGTGCCTGA from Desulfomicrobium escambiense DSM 10707 encodes:
- a CDS encoding helix-turn-helix domain-containing protein, whose protein sequence is MQDSRPDPRFLDAAIRKACHEFGYTQAQVAAATGLHYSSVSKILRKMG